A DNA window from Anastrepha ludens isolate Willacy chromosome 6, idAnaLude1.1, whole genome shotgun sequence contains the following coding sequences:
- the LOC128866129 gene encoding gamma-soluble NSF attachment protein: MESKKIEEGQELIRQAEKSLKVGLLKWRPDYDVAADEYTKAATAFRIAKSYDKSKECLLKAIECHKNNRSWFHAAKCYEQIILILKEMNNLLEIEENVNKACNLYQQHGSPEAAATALDKAAKIVEHKHPDLSLTFYKHALEVVMLDDSTRHAAEYASKISRILVKLRMFDQATDAIRREIGLNQQTESYGQIGRLAVALVLVQLARGDFVAAEKAFKEWGNCCDSDEVQTLELLLQAFDDEDPDSAKRALASPFIRHMDVEYSILARDIPLPEGLLTAPKADVIKDAAPSYMSPNSEQQQSGYGPTESNVPNNDDEEEEGLC, from the exons atggaGTCGAAGAAAATTGAGGAGGGTCAAGAATTGATTCGACAAGCAGAGAAAAG ctTGAAAGTTGGATTATTAAAATGGAGACCCGACTATGACGTAGCCGCAGATGAATACACAAAAGCAg CTACCGCTTTTCGTATAGCTAAGTCCTATGACAAAAGCAAGGAGTGCTTACTAAAGGCCATTGAATGTCATAAAAACAATCGGTCATGGTTCCACGCTGCTAAATGCTATGAGCAA attaTTCTTATATTGAAAGAAATGAACAACTTActggaaattgaagaaaatgtaaataaggCTTGCAATCTTTATCAGCAACATGGATCACCTgaagctgctgcaacggctttaGATAAAGCCGCAAAAATTGTAGAGCATAAGCATCCTGATTTATCTTTAACATTCTATAAACATGCTTTGGAAGTGGTCATg TTAGATGATTCCACGCGTCATGCTGCTGAATATGCGTCGAAAATTTCGAGAATTTTAGTCAAATTGAGAAT GTTTGATCAAGCCACTGATGCAATAAGACGGGAAATCGGTTTAAATCAACAAACTGAGTCATATGGGCAAATTGGTCGCTTAGCCGTGGCCCTTGTGTTGGTTCAACTAGCTCGGGGAGATTTTGTGGCAGCTGAAAAGGCTTTCAAAGAATGGGGCAATTGTTGCGATTCAGATGAAGTTCAAACATTGGAATTGCTCTTACAAGCATTTGATGATGAGGACCCAGATTCAGCTAAACGTGCTTTAGCCTCTCCTTTTATTCGCCATATGGATGTTGAATACAGCATTCTCGCTAGAGACATTCCGCTCCCAGAAGGATTGCTAACCGCACCGAAAGCTGATGTGATCAAAGATGCTGCTCCTTCCTATATGTCTCCAAATTCTGAG caacAACAATCTGGTTATGGACCTACTGAATCTAATGTACCTAACAATGATGATGAAGAAGAGGAGGGCTTGTGTTAG